CAAAATAAAGACGATCACACGATTCAGCCTGATCGCTTCTGTGTCCGTAAAGACTTTCGAGGCAAAGGGATCGGGAAGAATCTACTTTCATTAGTAGAACAAAAAGCACTAGATGCAGGTTATTCCTTTAGTGTTCTTTCAGCAGAAAAAACCGCTGTAGACTTTTATACCTCACTAAACTATACCATCCATTCACAAGAATATTTTGAAGATGGCATTCTTTGTGTGGAAATGATAAAAAATTTAAAGGAGTCCTTGAGATAGCTCTTAGACTCCTTTAGCATAAAAATTGTCGTAATAGTCTTAATATAACGTGGCTTTATCCTTACCAAAAAGAATACTCGCTTGTTCAGGAATCAGCTTCCCACTATTCTCATCACGTCCTTGAAGCAAATAGTTTTGATTCGTACTTTGTTTCTCTGTAGTTTTTTTGTAGAGTTCCCCTATATCACCTGATTTATTTCGATTAAAGATCAGACCTACCTTCATATCGCCAAAGTCTGTCAGCATCGCTACGTCTCCGGCACTATCCCCTGCAACTAAGATTGGACCATTATTGTTGTGCTTTTCAGCAATATATTTTTTGATTGTTTTTGTTTTGCCGTCGCCTTGCGTTTGATCGTAAGCCGTATCAAATTTAGTTTGGATCATGTCATTCTCTTTTACAAGTCTCATCGCATAGATATGATCGGCTGGTACTTGATAACCATACTTTTCTTCGGTAGCAAAAGGAATGATAACATCAATGTATGATGCAGAACAAACATATACATCTATCCCATTTTCCATCAACGTCTTGTATAAATTTTGCATTTCAGGAATTGTTCTAATGCCTTTTTGCACATTCACTTCAACTTGACCAGCTTCATTTTTTAATGATTCAGGACTTTTTAGTGTCACCATTTCTATAGGGAGTTCAAGTGAATGATCGATTGCTTCACGAGTCAACTCTTGTACTTCATCTGTCGTCATACCAGTAAATAGATACGTCACCCACGGATAACTAATATCTGAGCTAAACGTATCCCCTATTGCGTCATACAGATAACGGATTTTCGTTGAAAAATCTTTGTATTCATCTGTTTCTTTTATTTCCGTAAGCTTTTTCTGCCCATTCATTCCTTCATATGATTGTTCTATTATTTTGTAGTCATTGACAATATCACTTGTAGCTTTGTCAATATTAACAGCATTACCATCAGAATTGTTCCATTCATCTTTGAAATTGTCTTTTGGAATGTTCATTTTTAACGCATTCTCTAATTCTTCTGGCGTCATTTTAAATCTTAAATTCTCGATTTGAAACATAAAAGTTGCTTCACCGATGTCGTTAAAAATCGTGGTATTATCCCAATCAAAAACAGCATAAGGCTTGTTCTTTGCATCATACTCCTTACTATCGACTCCATTTTCTTTGATTAAGTTATTCAACGTTTGATAATTTTCGTCAAACCAACTATTTGCTTTTAAAACAGAATGCTCTGCTTCTTTGTTTGAAGAGACTTTAGTGACAGAGTTGCTAGTTGATTCCTTTGTTGTTTCCTTAGAATTTGTGCTACATGCTGATAATGAGCCTAGTAAAGTTGTTGTAACGATAAAAAAAATTGTTTTTTTCAAAATAAATTTCCTCCCATTTATAATTAATGTTCAAAAATTCACCGTTGAATACTACTGAGCTCCATTGATCAGTTTAATAGATATCTATTAAAACAGTATAATGTATCCGCTTTATTTTTTCAATAGCTAAAAATAACAATACGGTAAGACTTGTTTATTTAACAATCTAAATGAACCCATTTTAGTTGTTTATATGGCACAAAAATACGATAGTTTTAAACCAATCAGTGATTGGTCTAAAACTATCGTTTAAAAGTAACCTATTATCCAAACTAATCTATCAGCTTTACGATTATTTATAGCTGTTCTTTTTAGCTTTTTTGGCTGTTCGTGTTTGCTGACGGCGTTCAACTTTACGTTTTTGTTTATTGCTAGCTGAAATTGCCCATTCGATTTTCTTTTTGTAGCCAGGTTTGATTTTTTTCTTTTTCTTTTTCACCAAACCAATTAAAGTTGGATCTTCTAAAGCATCTTTTGATTTCTCACGTTTTGTTCGGCGATTCCGATCATACGTATCGATCAATTCACCATTTTTGATTTCTTTTGGATGAAACTCGATGCCTAATTGCTCCACTTCAGATATTGCTTCTTCGTCTGCAGGTGAATAAAGCGTAATCGCTGTTCCATCTAAGCCATTTCGTCCTGTTCTACCGACACGATGAATAAAGAAATCTAAATCACTTGGCACCTCTGCATTGATTACATGAGAAACACCTTCAATATCGATGCCTCGGGCTGCTAAGTCAGTTGCCACTACATATTGAAATTCAAGATCTTGGACTTGTCTCATCACACGTTTACGTTCTCGTGGAGAAATATCGCCATGAATTTTTGCCACTTTTAAACCTTGATCTTTCAAATAGTCCGTAATTTCGTCTACTCGTTGTTTCGTATTGGCAAAGACAATCACTAGATAAGGATGACCGATCGTCAATAATTGGTAAATCAGACGGTTTTTGTCTTTTCCTTTTGTTGAAATCAACCAATTATCAATTGTTTCTGAGATAATATTTTTAGGTTTGATATGTTCAATGATCGGATTTTCCATATACTTTTTCAAGAATGGTTTTAATTTTTCTGGGATTGTCGCTGAGAAAACGAGCATTTGCAGCTTATCTGGCAAACGTCCAGCGATTTGGTCAACTTCTTCTAAAAAGCCCATGTCTAATGTCATATCTGCTTCATCAACGACAAAGGCAAAAGCAGTATGTGCTTTTAGTGCTTGCTCATTCATCAAGTCTAAAATACGACCGGGTGTCCCAATAACCACATGAGGTTGTTGGTGTTTTAGTTTAGCGATTTGCCGCTGTTTATCAGTACCACCGACAAAGTTCGTCACACGCATTTCCGGCTGACTGAATTTTGCGATCTGAGCCGCTTCTTGATAAATTTGATTCGCTAATTCTCGACTAGGTGCCGTGATCAGAATCTGTACTTCATCCAATTGAGGATTTACTTTATTCATCAATGGTAATAAAAATGTATGCGTCTTGCCGCTTCCGGTTTGAGATTGCCCGATTACACTTTTGCCTTTTTTAATCACAGGGATCAATTTTTCTTGTACTTCTGTTGGTTGTTCAAATCCTTTATCCGCTAATGCTTCCATGATAAAATCGTTGAATTGAAATTGTTTAAATGAACTCATTTACCTCACCTCTTTCAAACTTGTTGTGTAAGTCCTCATGCATTATACCACAAAAACCACAAATTCTTATTCATTTTCTCTATTTTTCTGATCTTTTATTGTGCTGATCGTATAGGTATGACTTGCTTTTTCATAAAACAAACGACGATTCTTTCTAACCAATACATACAGAACATTAATGAAAAATAGTAATAATAGAAACGAACAAAACAGAAACAATATGAAACTTACTAACTGCAACATTCGATTACTAGAATTGAGCAAATCAGCTGAACTAGTCATATAAGAACTGATCAAACCATAAACAAAATACAAATAACCATAACGGATAAATAAAGCGCTAAAACGAATTTTTTCATGCCCTTCTTCTACAACTTGAATACGCACGACTTTCTTACCGATTGTTTTCCCATTCGTAAGTTTAGGCAGCAACATAAACACTATAAATACCATAGCGAAAAACCAGACTCGTCCTTCTAATGCAGGATACCCAACAAACCATTGTTTGTATTCTGGGATTAAATTAAGCATAAACATCCCAAGCGCTTGCACGATCGAAATCACAAACCAATCGATCAAAAAAGCCACAAAACGTCGAAATAAACTAACGGATTGCCCTTTTTCATAGGCGGCTTCATCCAGCTCGTCTCTTGTTGGAAATAAAAAGGTCAACATCGGTGTAATCGCATAACCAACCATCCCGCCAAACGTATTATTGATCAAATCATTCACATCAGCTAATCGGTATGGCCTAGGATAAATAAAATACAAACCGCTCAACTGTGTTAATTCAAAAAATAGCGACAAAAGAAAACTAGCTAAAACCACTTTTCTAAATGAAAATTTGTAATAATAACGTAAATACACCCCAAAAGGAACTAATAACAAGATATTGAAGACAGGTTCCAACACGACGCCTTGTCTTAACGCAGGGACAAATGTGCTTGGATCATGAATATTCAGTACGGTATCTTGTAAAAAACGACTGACAAAATAAAAGGGTCGTAATTCCAAATATTGACTGGTGTATTGCGCGACCTCCGCTTTTGGCGGTAATGGTAAAATAACCAAAAAATACGCACAGAGTAAATAGAAAACAAATGAATACAGTATCAGCGCTCTTCTAAATAAAAAAGTGCCATATTTCCGGTATTCACGAATAATAAGCACAAATGAAATCGCAAATGCCAAAAAAGGAAAAACGATCATTGCTGTTTTGATTGGTGCAGCATATGCTGACATCTAACCACACTCCTTCCTCTTTAGTGTAGTAGAAAATAAAACGTTTGTCATTTCTAATAACTAGAGCTTTAACAAAAAATATATTTTGCAAATTGGAAAAATTGCAGTATGATTGATTTATAGCGTAAGAGACATTCCTACACTAACTCATTAAATGATTCAATTTTTATATACGGAGGCTTTTTTATGTTAAATCCATACTTTGCATTTGGCGTTCCTATCTTTTTACTTTTTTTATACATTGTATTTGCTATTATTAGAAAAAAAAGCAAACTGCACTATATCGGATTCGTTCTTTTACTGATTGCAACCTTTACGATGGCATTTAGTTTTCAGGTTTTGCAAGGATTGTGGACTTTAGAGGATAATAATTCTACAGAGCAACTAAATGCGTTGCGTTACTCACCAGAATTATTGTGGATTCCACTGATTTTAGGTGGCGTGTTAGCGGTTCTCAATCTTTGGCGCGGGGTGAAAAGAGTGCAGTCTTTTCGGGAAGACTCCAATTAGAGACACAAAATGATGAAAAGAAGGCAAGTCTTCTTTTCATCGTTTTTAGTTATATGGGATAGCTATTCTTTTTCATAAAATCCAGAAGTGGGGAAGGCACTTCGAATCCTGCTAATACTATAGCGAACGTTTTCTTTTCAGTTGCCGTTTCTGGTCGAGCATTTATAATTGATTGTGACTTTTTGATACTATGCCCCCAAAAGCCATGACTACAATATCAATATCGTGATCAGATATGACACTTTATTGGTCGAAATTCTCTCTCTGGTCTTAATCTTCTGGTTCTTCTCCTTAATTTCTTTAGAGTCAGTTGGAGATCTAATAAGAACCTGCCGCACATACGAAACCCCTCCTGTCTGTAGAATAACTTATCATCATTCTTCAAGCAAAAGGGGAAATAGGCTAAAATATTGATTTACTAAAAGAACTCTACATCAAGGACAAATCCTATATTTTTTTTGGTATACGAAATGAGTCGATAATGCAATGATTTATCAGTTTGATTTGTTGTGTAAAATGTTGCGTTAGGATACTCTAAAAAAAAGACAAGCTTCATAAACAGTTGTTGTATAGCCTCTTTTTCAAGTTCATTTGTGGAAACCTTTAGAATAAAGATTTCATTCTCTCTATCAAAAGACAGGTTTGATTCTTTTATATCTTCTCCCTGATATTCCACAAAAGATCTGATTTCTGCTCCTATTCCTGGTTCATATTCATGATTTATTTCATCTGCTACCTTCTCAAAAAAGTCTTCCATATTTCTCCCACTTTCTATTTTGGTATATACTTCCCTTTTGGGGCAGAAGAATGTACCGAGACAATTCCTCCTCGATCATTTGTTACTACCTTATTTCCTCTCAAGTCAATATATTCCCATGTTTTTCTTCCCAGTTCATCAATTTTTGACTTTCTTGTTTTCATATTGTTATCAATAATGGCATCAATTCTTTCCGGAGTAAACCCTCTCTCATTTGCTCTTTCTGCGCCATGTTTTGACATTGATCGCCCACCCGGAGTTACATCACCGGTATCTAAGTCATATCCATTTCCAAAACTGTTAAAGGCATTCCAGATTGTACCAGTCCCATGTACCATTGCAGCTGTTCCACTAGCAGTCACTGCTGGGCTTAAAGTTGCACTAGCTCCACCAGTAAATGGTGTTCCTACAAATGATAGAGCATTCCCACCAATCAACCAGGAAAAACCACCAAGAAATTCTGCTGCTCCACCTGCAACTGATAGAAGATCTCCAGCAAATTGGGCAACTGCATATGGTTTCGTTCCAACAGAGTCAGCATCTAAAGTACGTTCGCCCATTAAAGCACTCAATCCAAAGTTTTCATAAATTTTATCTGCAATTCCTACACCAAAAGCCTTCAGTGCATTCCAGTTATTTGTAGCGATTGCTTCTTGAACCGCTAAAGTCATCTTAGGATTAAACGCACCATCTACATAGACACCTGTCACATTACCAAATTCGTCGAACGTATAAGTAATTTCTTGATTTTCTAAGCGATGTGCTTCAACCTTTGCATCGATCTTTTTCTGTCTCTTGTCCCACTCACGTCCAATTGGTTTTGTCCACGCTAGATTTACCCGACTTATATCAAACGTTCCTGAAGAAGCATTCCACGCTGCACCTTTTTCAACTTCTGCTAGTCCAGCATCAAAGTTGGCCAGTTGTGTTTCAAAATCCGCAAATAGATCAGGAGAACTGGCATTAAAATCGTACAGTTTCTGCAGCTTTTCTTCGTTTTTTTGGATTGCTGCTTGAACGTGCATATAGCGCTGTTCCAGACCTTGATTGGGTTCTTTTTCTTTATCTAGCCATTGTGCCATACTTTGAAGTGTTGTTTGCCCTTGAGAAATAACAGCTTTCAGTTGGTCTTCTATGACATCACGAGTATCCACTTGTGATTGAAACTCTTCTGGAAACTTGCTATGCGCTTCAATTAACGATTCACATACCAAGATAAAACCACTTGCCAACGTAGGGTACACTGCAGAAAAATATTGTTTTGCAGAATCATAAGTCTTGCCAGACAAAGGTGCATTCATAAAGTGATTCACACTATCTTTTAGTACACCACTAAATTGAATATACTCGTTTGCCATTTGTTTGGCTACTGCACTTTGGGCGTTCACTTCTCCTACAAAAAAATCTAATCCCATGCACTGTCACCACCTTCTCGGCTAAACAGTTGCTTGCGCTCAACGTATAATTGTTCTTCTTTGTCAGTAAAAAATCTTTTTTGTTCCGAGAGAAAATCTGATTGCTCCTGCAGTTCCCGAATCTGTTTTTGTTGTAACTCTCTAGATTCAAGTTCTAACTCTGAAAAGTGATTTATCAGGGTTGATCCTTGACTTGCTTCTATTAATTCTTGATAAAAGCGTTGTTCTAAATTTGAAATATAAAAATATTCTTGCTCTGCTTCTTCTAATTGACGTATCTCCCGCTGATTACTCTCTTGCTCTAGCGATAGCTGTTGTAACTCCATCTGTATGATTGATTCCCTACCAACCTCATTTTTCATAACTTTAATACCCCATTTAGGGTCAATCCATCAAAGCCACTTTTAACTTTCTGATCAATGGCTGCAAACTCTTTTGCAACCGAGTGAATGTTATTGCCATCTCTTGCTATTGCATTTGATAGCCGTTGACCTCTACTATGTACGCTAGTAAGACTGTTCTTAGCGTTCTCATTACCACTTACCTTTGTTCTGTTTGCCGTAGCTGTAGGTTGATTTACTGAAGTAAAACTACTAGCTGCTTTACTTAGTTGAGAAGAAACACCACCTGCTACAGTTAAACTACTATTAACTCCCATAATAAACTCCTTTAAATAGACTTACAATATAGTTTAACACAAACATAAATATATTTTAATCTTATTGTCGATAAAAATAGTTATTAAAATCCTTTTAATAATCTTCATATCGCTTTTACACAACTTTGATTAAGAGTATTATTTTTCTTAAAGAATATTTTAGTTTTTAACACCTTTTCTTTAAAGACAAAAAATAATCTAGTTACCGTCTTAAACGGCTCTGTCGAAGAGGTTATGTTAGCACATAGCCTCTTTACGAATTCATTGGAACAAAAAACAAAGTAAGTTTATAGGTGAATCTTCTTGATTGGTTCAAACAAAAAACGAGTGTCAGAGATAAACTCCTAACACTCGACAATCATAAACCGCTTGATTATTGATCCTTTAATTCTTCTTCACAAACTCAGATTTAAGTTTCATCGGACCAAATCCTTCAACTTTACAATCAATATTATGGCCATCTGCCGCATCAACCACTAAACGAATACCTTTAACCTTCGTTCCCTGTTTGATCGCACCACTTGCCCCTTTGACTTTTAAATCTTTGATAACTGTTACATTATCACCGTCAGCTAAGACATTTCCATTTGAATCTTTGATGACAGTTGCTGTATCTTCAGCTGCATCCGCTGGTGACCATTCGTGTGCGCACTCAGGACAAATCATCATGCCACGATCCTCGTAAGTGTATGTTGAGCCACATTCAGGGCAACTTGGTAAATTTTCCATTTAGCTTAAACTCTCCTTCATTATCGTTCTCTTTTAAAGTGTTATCACTTCATTCTATCGCACTTCTAAACGAAAGAAAAGAATCATTCTCTTTACAAATAGTAAATTAATTTAAAATCTATTTACTTTCTTTCCCTTTCTCTACATAAGAAAGATCGTTTACGCTATCGATCGTATATTTACCATCTTTATACGTTACTTTTGACACACTCGCATTTTTTAATCCGCCATCTGGTAAATCTGCATTTGCATCTAATTCACCTAATAATGTAATAATACTCATTCCATGTGACACGACTAAGACATTATTTGCGCCTTCTTTTTCAGCATCCTTCACAATATCATCCAGACCTGCTGTTAAGCGAGCAACGATTGTTTTACTATCTTCTGCCGGCCAGTTCACACCTTCTTCAACATTTTTCTTATCTAAATCAGATAATACATCAGCAAATTCGATGATTCCTTTATAGAAACCAACTTCTTTCATCCACTCATTGTACTCTTCATATGTTTTCCCTTGTTCTTTTGCCACTGCTGTCAGCATTTCTTCATTCATCAAGCCTTCATACGTACCAAAATTATATTCTCTTAGGCGTTTGTCTTTCGTCATTTCCTTTGTTAACGTTTCTTGTCCATTATTTTTCAAAACTAATTCAGCTGTTTCAATTGCACGTCCACTGTCACTCGTTACTACCTTATCAAATTTGACATCTGACAGCCCTTTACCTAGTTGTTCTGCTACTTCAACGCCAGCTGGTGTCAGCGGTGCATCGATCCATCCTTGAGAACGATCGACTGTATTCAACATCGTTTTACCATGGCGAGCAAGGTAGATCACTACTTCTGAATTTTCTTTTTCCTTTGTGTCTGCTTTTTTTTCTTCTTTTGCAGTACCATTACTGCAGCCAACTAAAACCATTGACAATAACGCGATACCAACAACCATCTTTTTAAATTTCATAACACTTTTTCCTCCATACAATTCCTTATTTTTTTGTTAAACATTCTAGGATATCTTTGTCTAACAGAAAAAGAAAAAACCCAACTATACCAAATAAAGTTATTTGGCACAATCAGGTTTAGCTTGTCTAAGACAATCACTATCCGCTATTTAACTAGCTTTAGTATAACGGATGT
This sequence is a window from Enterococcus sp. 7F3_DIV0205. Protein-coding genes within it:
- a CDS encoding DUF3958 family protein codes for the protein MKNEVGRESIIQMELQQLSLEQESNQREIRQLEEAEQEYFYISNLEQRFYQELIEASQGSTLINHFSELELESRELQQKQIRELQEQSDFLSEQKRFFTDKEEQLYVERKQLFSREGGDSAWD
- a CDS encoding VanZ family protein translates to MSAYAAPIKTAMIVFPFLAFAISFVLIIREYRKYGTFLFRRALILYSFVFYLLCAYFLVILPLPPKAEVAQYTSQYLELRPFYFVSRFLQDTVLNIHDPSTFVPALRQGVVLEPVFNILLLVPFGVYLRYYYKFSFRKVVLASFLLSLFFELTQLSGLYFIYPRPYRLADVNDLINNTFGGMVGYAITPMLTFLFPTRDELDEAAYEKGQSVSLFRRFVAFLIDWFVISIVQALGMFMLNLIPEYKQWFVGYPALEGRVWFFAMVFIVFMLLPKLTNGKTIGKKVVRIQVVEEGHEKIRFSALFIRYGYLYFVYGLISSYMTSSADLLNSSNRMLQLVSFILFLFCSFLLLLFFINVLYVLVRKNRRLFYEKASHTYTISTIKDQKNRENE
- a CDS encoding haloacid dehalogenase-like hydrolase, which codes for MKKTIFFIVTTTLLGSLSACSTNSKETTKESTSNSVTKVSSNKEAEHSVLKANSWFDENYQTLNNLIKENGVDSKEYDAKNKPYAVFDWDNTTIFNDIGEATFMFQIENLRFKMTPEELENALKMNIPKDNFKDEWNNSDGNAVNIDKATSDIVNDYKIIEQSYEGMNGQKKLTEIKETDEYKDFSTKIRYLYDAIGDTFSSDISYPWVTYLFTGMTTDEVQELTREAIDHSLELPIEMVTLKSPESLKNEAGQVEVNVQKGIRTIPEMQNLYKTLMENGIDVYVCSASYIDVIIPFATEEKYGYQVPADHIYAMRLVKENDMIQTKFDTAYDQTQGDGKTKTIKKYIAEKHNNNGPILVAGDSAGDVAMLTDFGDMKVGLIFNRNKSGDIGELYKKTTEKQSTNQNYLLQGRDENSGKLIPEQASILFGKDKATLY
- a CDS encoding DEAD/DEAH box helicase, which translates into the protein MSSFKQFQFNDFIMEALADKGFEQPTEVQEKLIPVIKKGKSVIGQSQTGSGKTHTFLLPLMNKVNPQLDEVQILITAPSRELANQIYQEAAQIAKFSQPEMRVTNFVGGTDKQRQIAKLKHQQPHVVIGTPGRILDLMNEQALKAHTAFAFVVDEADMTLDMGFLEEVDQIAGRLPDKLQMLVFSATIPEKLKPFLKKYMENPIIEHIKPKNIISETIDNWLISTKGKDKNRLIYQLLTIGHPYLVIVFANTKQRVDEITDYLKDQGLKVAKIHGDISPRERKRVMRQVQDLEFQYVVATDLAARGIDIEGVSHVINAEVPSDLDFFIHRVGRTGRNGLDGTAITLYSPADEEAISEVEQLGIEFHPKEIKNGELIDTYDRNRRTKREKSKDALEDPTLIGLVKKKKKKIKPGYKKKIEWAISASNKQKRKVERRQQTRTAKKAKKNSYK
- a CDS encoding T7SS effector LXG polymorphic toxin — translated: MGLDFFVGEVNAQSAVAKQMANEYIQFSGVLKDSVNHFMNAPLSGKTYDSAKQYFSAVYPTLASGFILVCESLIEAHSKFPEEFQSQVDTRDVIEDQLKAVISQGQTTLQSMAQWLDKEKEPNQGLEQRYMHVQAAIQKNEEKLQKLYDFNASSPDLFADFETQLANFDAGLAEVEKGAAWNASSGTFDISRVNLAWTKPIGREWDKRQKKIDAKVEAHRLENQEITYTFDEFGNVTGVYVDGAFNPKMTLAVQEAIATNNWNALKAFGVGIADKIYENFGLSALMGERTLDADSVGTKPYAVAQFAGDLLSVAGGAAEFLGGFSWLIGGNALSFVGTPFTGGASATLSPAVTASGTAAMVHGTGTIWNAFNSFGNGYDLDTGDVTPGGRSMSKHGAERANERGFTPERIDAIIDNNMKTRKSKIDELGRKTWEYIDLRGNKVVTNDRGGIVSVHSSAPKGKYIPK
- a CDS encoding zinc ribbon domain-containing protein YjdM, whose protein sequence is MENLPSCPECGSTYTYEDRGMMICPECAHEWSPADAAEDTATVIKDSNGNVLADGDNVTVIKDLKVKGASGAIKQGTKVKGIRLVVDAADGHNIDCKVEGFGPMKLKSEFVKKN
- a CDS encoding TIGR04197 family type VII secretion effector; translation: MGVNSSLTVAGGVSSQLSKAASSFTSVNQPTATANRTKVSGNENAKNSLTSVHSRGQRLSNAIARDGNNIHSVAKEFAAIDQKVKSGFDGLTLNGVLKL
- a CDS encoding histidine phosphatase family protein — translated: MKFKKMVVGIALLSMVLVGCSNGTAKEEKKADTKEKENSEVVIYLARHGKTMLNTVDRSQGWIDAPLTPAGVEVAEQLGKGLSDVKFDKVVTSDSGRAIETAELVLKNNGQETLTKEMTKDKRLREYNFGTYEGLMNEEMLTAVAKEQGKTYEEYNEWMKEVGFYKGIIEFADVLSDLDKKNVEEGVNWPAEDSKTIVARLTAGLDDIVKDAEKEGANNVLVVSHGMSIITLLGELDANADLPDGGLKNASVSKVTYKDGKYTIDSVNDLSYVEKGKESK
- a CDS encoding GNAT family N-acetyltransferase — encoded protein: MHIHFGNERWNQAAAFALRYEVFVIEQGISVQDEFDDLDTIDRSYFVVYEGALPIATIRYQNKDDHTIQPDRFCVRKDFRGKGIGKNLLSLVEQKALDAGYSFSVLSAEKTAVDFYTSLNYTIHSQEYFEDGILCVEMIKNLKESLR